The Arabidopsis thaliana chromosome 5, partial sequence genomic interval AATAATGGGCTTAACAGGCCCAATTGTTAACTCGAAATATCTTGAAGGGGCCTACCTTATccacacacaaaagaaaactgaagaaCCCCAAAAATCCCAAGTGAAAACGTTATCCACTTCGAGAGAGTGACACGTCACGAAGcaaatccaaattcaaaacctttccataaaaatcaaatcacttCTTCTTATTACTTCCCCCAAATCGAAATCAGTCacttaaaaccctaaattatgACGATCGCACCGGCATTGCAGACGACGTTCGTGTCATCAACCAACTTCCTGAAACATTCTTCTTCGTGGGGATCACCATCACCGAACAATGTGATTCTTCCCAAAAACAAgagatcttcttcctccgtAGTTGTCGCCGCCGTCGGTGATGTCTCTTCTGACGGAACAATCTACTTAATCGGCGGAGCCATCGCCGTTGCACTCGTCGGAACTGCATTCCCGATCCTCTTCAAACGCAAAGACACGTAAACCACTCTCATCTTTTTACCTTGTGACTTAAACCGGTTTTAATGCTcgttaaaccaaattttgactGATCAATTGCAGATTATCATAGTTTATTGTCCGGTTCAACATTCGAATTATCTTAACCGGACTAAATCCTCTGTTATGGATTTTGAAAACGTACATAAACTCTTAGCCGATGTAGTAAACTGAATCAGAGATTGTACATTGTGAGTTTAAGCTCTGAAATGTGTGTGGTTTAGGTGTCCGGAATGTGACGGAGCAGGATTTGTGAGGAAAGGAGGAGTGACTCTGAGAGCCAACGCCGCACGGAAGGATCTTCCTCAGATCGTTTGTGCTAACTGCAATGGACTCGGAAAGCTTAACCAGATTGATAAATCATAAGTcttcttcatatatatgtaaaaagcTCCATTTCtcattcctcttcttctctacaatATACCTCTGCAAAAGTAGATAGCTTGGAATGATCAATGGTTGCTTGGAGATGggtggatatatatatatatatatatatatacaattgcTTTTTTATGTGTAagtttctttgctttcttgttCTGTAAGAAATTGTCTGAGTATTATTGTAAGTTTTTAAGCAGTTATAGACGAAGGTGCTCAGCTACCAAAATAAaacgaacaaaaaataaatttaactgCTGCATAAGTAATTAGAGATGAACATTTAATGGCCAATTAATGACCCAACTGTCATTGGCTTCTTACATCACATGCATATCAACTAATCTTCATTACGTGTCTATTTCtgtgttttataaataacCTCGCCAGAAacgtttttatattttttcaagcAAATAGTATTATTgtataaaaactaaattttttgtaaatgaaCCTTACGCGTCAGAGTAGAAGATTCTTTGAATTGTTCTTGAAGTTTCTTAGATTTAGTAGTGATAGGATAATGGgacattattaaatttatcttATTGGTGGAATAATGGGAAAATCGTGAATTTGTTCATTAATACATTTAAATTATGgggaaaaacaaattcagGGAGACATCATCATAGGTAAGGAGACTGCTAATTAAAGAATATAAAGAAACGTGACAATAATTTAGAACTTGAAAACAGAACACGTTTCGTTGCGTCCCCTAGTTGCTTcttctcaatcttcttcttcttctttttagaccttttgttggtttttgaaACAGAGCACAGTAGAAGAATACAAACAAAGTAGATGAAGCAAAACGAGACATTCGAtcaagaaagggaagattTGTATCACACGTtcgatgaggaagatgaagaaagccAAACAGAGAGCTCCGTTCCCTCAACTCCTTTATCTCGTAACAGATCCGAAGACGTTCCCGTTCCGTGGCCTCGAAGTTATCggtaaatcattttctttttaagtgctctgtttttgtaa includes:
- a CDS encoding uncharacterized protein (unknown protein; FUNCTIONS IN: molecular_function unknown; INVOLVED IN: biological_process unknown; LOCATED IN: chloroplast thylakoid membrane; EXPRESSED IN: 23 plant structures; EXPRESSED DURING: 13 growth stages; Has 121 Blast hits to 121 proteins in 17 species: Archae - 0; Bacteria - 0; Metazoa - 0; Fungi - 0; Plants - 121; Viruses - 0; Other Eukaryotes - 0 (source: NCBI BLink).), whose translation is MTIAPALQTTFVSSTNFLKHSSSWGSPSPNNVILPKNKRSSSSVVVAAVGDVSSDGTIYLIGGAIAVALVGTAFPILFKRKDTCPECDGAGFVRKGGVTLRANAARKDLPQIVCANCNGLGKLNQIDKS